The proteins below come from a single Nostoc sp. KVJ3 genomic window:
- a CDS encoding ComEA family DNA-binding protein: MRKLRYICLSFATAVIISLSSCSSTPTAENPSAPIASPQVTEAVSNNGHSGHASKEKININTAILSELDKFEGKLGVPALSNKIQANRPYGSPEDLVTKKVITQEQFDQIKDQVGVQEVVLTGEAKDVDYMSKLGLMKGHLLVAKELLDQNQPKQAEPHIGHPVEEIYVDVEDQLNERKVKEFKTTLVSLQDLVKSSPKDSKVKTNFASSMQSVDGAIAALPETQRSKPGFALQVINELLDSANSEYHAAIANGKITAPIEYQDSRGFVFYANDLYKGISSQVAQADAEAHKAIDASFAELLKVWPAAIPPAKAVKIPNDVTKLVKTIEENSQKVVDKSNTKAQL, encoded by the coding sequence ATGAGAAAACTTCGTTATATCTGTTTGAGTTTTGCGACTGCGGTAATAATTAGCTTGAGTTCCTGTAGCAGTACACCAACAGCAGAAAATCCATCAGCACCAATTGCTAGTCCTCAAGTTACAGAGGCAGTAAGTAATAACGGTCATAGCGGTCACGCTAGCAAAGAAAAAATTAACATTAATACTGCTATATTGTCAGAATTAGATAAGTTTGAAGGGAAACTAGGTGTTCCAGCTTTATCTAACAAAATTCAGGCAAATCGCCCTTATGGTAGCCCAGAAGATTTAGTTACGAAAAAAGTAATAACTCAAGAGCAATTCGACCAAATTAAAGACCAGGTTGGTGTTCAAGAAGTGGTGCTAACAGGTGAAGCAAAAGATGTAGATTATATGTCTAAATTAGGCTTAATGAAAGGGCATCTTTTAGTAGCAAAAGAACTGCTAGATCAAAATCAGCCGAAACAGGCAGAACCTCATATTGGACATCCAGTTGAGGAAATTTATGTTGATGTAGAAGATCAACTAAACGAGCGCAAAGTCAAAGAATTTAAGACAACATTAGTGAGTTTGCAAGATTTAGTAAAATCTAGTCCCAAGGATAGCAAAGTTAAAACTAATTTTGCTTCTTCAATGCAATCAGTTGATGGAGCGATCGCAGCTTTGCCAGAGACTCAACGCTCCAAACCAGGATTTGCGCTACAGGTAATTAACGAATTGCTAGATTCAGCTAACTCCGAATATCACGCTGCGATCGCAAATGGTAAAATAACTGCCCCAATTGAGTATCAAGACTCCCGTGGTTTTGTATTTTACGCCAATGATTTATACAAAGGAATTTCTAGTCAAGTAGCTCAAGCAGATGCCGAAGCACACAAAGCGATCGATGCTAGTTTCGCTGAACTACTCAAAGTTTGGCCCGCCGCCATCCCACCAGCCAAAGCAGTCAAAATACCTAATGATGTTACCAAGCTGGTGAAAACCATTGAAGAAAATTCTCAAAAAGTTGTTGACAAATCTAATACCAAAGCACAGCTATAA
- a CDS encoding ferritin-like domain-containing protein produces the protein MQELDQKKTIDLLNAIMEFELAGVVRYTHYSLMVTGPNRIPIVAFFKAQASESLLHAQQVGEILTGLDGHPSLKIAQMEETYQHKVKDILEESLSHEKKALDLYKNLLETVTNASIYLEEFARGMIGQEEMHNLELKKMLRDFS, from the coding sequence ATGCAAGAACTTGACCAGAAAAAGACCATTGACCTGCTGAATGCCATCATGGAATTTGAACTAGCAGGGGTAGTACGCTATACACATTATTCTTTAATGGTAACTGGCCCTAACCGTATTCCAATCGTGGCTTTTTTCAAAGCACAGGCAAGTGAGTCTTTACTTCATGCCCAACAAGTAGGAGAAATTCTCACCGGTTTAGATGGGCATCCTTCCCTAAAAATTGCCCAAATGGAAGAAACCTACCAGCATAAAGTCAAGGATATCTTGGAAGAAAGCTTATCCCATGAAAAAAAGGCATTGGATCTGTATAAAAATCTCCTCGAAACTGTCACCAATGCTAGTATTTATCTTGAAGAATTCGCTCGCGGCATGATTGGACAAGAAGAGATGCATAATCTCGAACTGAAAAAAATGCTTCGCGATTTTAGCTAA
- a CDS encoding FTR1 family iron permease, with translation MNFSTALPTFVITLREGVEAALVVGIVLALLKKAKQSRLNSWVYAGVGVGIIVSALIGVLFSWVIQILGAANPQYTSVVEPALEGVFSVLAIAMLSWMLIWMTKQARFMKATVEGAVTEAITQNSNAGWGVFTLILVAVVREGFETVLFVAANFQQGLMPALGAIGGLVAATAIGVLLFKWGVKINIRQFFQVMGVLLVLIVAGLVVSALKHFDDAVANLSLSSRATESLCFYYERFTKVHSCILGPIVSNTSTILPDEQFPGIILKSLFGYRDNLYLVQAVGYVTFLLTIGGLYFRSLGVASPEGKKNIPFAQKPISSAKD, from the coding sequence ATGAATTTTAGTACTGCTCTACCTACTTTTGTAATTACACTCCGAGAAGGAGTAGAAGCTGCCCTTGTTGTTGGCATTGTGCTAGCTTTGCTAAAAAAAGCTAAACAATCCCGACTCAACTCTTGGGTATATGCTGGTGTCGGTGTTGGCATTATCGTCAGTGCCTTAATAGGTGTGCTATTCAGTTGGGTAATTCAAATACTGGGAGCAGCGAATCCTCAATACACCTCCGTAGTTGAGCCAGCCTTGGAAGGTGTGTTTAGTGTATTAGCGATCGCAATGCTCAGTTGGATGCTAATCTGGATGACTAAACAAGCCAGATTCATGAAAGCTACAGTTGAAGGAGCAGTAACAGAAGCAATAACACAAAATTCAAATGCTGGTTGGGGTGTTTTTACTTTAATTTTAGTTGCCGTTGTCCGCGAAGGCTTTGAAACTGTTCTATTCGTTGCTGCTAATTTTCAACAGGGATTAATGCCAGCATTGGGTGCTATTGGTGGTTTAGTAGCGGCAACTGCCATTGGGGTGCTGCTATTTAAATGGGGTGTCAAAATTAACATCCGCCAGTTTTTCCAGGTAATGGGCGTTTTGTTAGTGTTGATTGTCGCTGGATTGGTAGTTTCAGCCTTAAAACATTTTGACGACGCTGTGGCTAACCTTTCCCTTAGCAGTCGGGCTACAGAAAGCCTTTGTTTCTATTACGAACGTTTTACTAAAGTCCATTCCTGTATTTTGGGGCCAATCGTTTCAAATACTTCCACAATTTTGCCTGACGAACAGTTTCCTGGGATTATTCTCAAATCGTTATTTGGTTACAGAGACAATCTCTATCTCGTACAAGCAGTAGGATATGTGACCTTTTTACTCACTATTGGAGGACTGTATTTCCGCAGCCTTGGAGTTGCTTCTCCTGAAGGTAAAAAGAATATCCCCTTTGCTCAAAAACCAATTAGTTCGGCAAAAGATTAA
- a CDS encoding ABC transporter substrate-binding protein — protein MHRRWILSAFAVLMSIVLAACTAATTQHPQTKVTSLTENTNTNSQLLPTRTAKRVVALSSLSADIISQLAPTKIIGITGSKLFKNELKFKDVPRVSEGQSPPNLEKILALKPDLVIGAAGFSNIPIQKLQQLGIPTFLTKVNNWESLEELTKTLAQKINADPQPLLNRYKTFLPEKPTQGFSTLALVSRQPILAPNKNSWAGDLLTKFQAKNIAADLQGKSPIGGYVTLSAEKVLEANPEVIILVNPPQGNSGVALLDSLKKEAFWQQLQATKNNRVYIFDYFGLVNPGSIDAIEKACQQLKQVLFAPQGT, from the coding sequence ATGCATCGTCGTTGGATATTATCTGCTTTCGCAGTTTTGATGAGTATAGTTTTAGCTGCTTGTACGGCAGCAACTACTCAACACCCACAAACAAAAGTCACAAGTCTTACTGAGAATACAAACACCAATTCTCAGCTATTACCAACAAGAACAGCAAAAAGAGTTGTTGCTCTTTCTTCTCTTTCTGCTGATATTATCTCTCAACTTGCTCCCACAAAAATTATCGGCATCACTGGTAGTAAATTATTTAAAAATGAATTAAAATTCAAAGATGTTCCCCGTGTTAGTGAAGGACAAAGCCCGCCCAATTTGGAAAAAATACTAGCACTTAAACCAGATTTAGTTATTGGTGCGGCAGGTTTTTCTAACATCCCCATTCAAAAACTTCAGCAGTTGGGAATTCCTACTTTTCTCACTAAGGTGAATAATTGGGAATCTCTAGAAGAACTTACTAAAACCCTTGCTCAAAAAATTAATGCCGATCCTCAGCCTTTGTTAAATCGTTACAAAACTTTTTTACCAGAAAAGCCAACTCAGGGTTTTTCTACTTTAGCGCTGGTTAGTCGTCAACCAATTTTAGCGCCAAATAAAAATAGTTGGGCGGGGGATTTGTTAACGAAATTCCAGGCGAAAAATATCGCCGCAGATTTACAAGGTAAAAGTCCAATTGGGGGTTATGTGACGCTTTCGGCTGAGAAAGTTTTAGAGGCAAATCCAGAGGTGATAATTTTGGTTAATCCCCCACAAGGGAATTCAGGAGTAGCGCTTTTAGATTCGCTAAAAAAGGAAGCTTTTTGGCAGCAATTACAAGCAACTAAAAATAACCGAGTCTATATATTTGATTATTTTGGTTTGGTGAATCCAGGTAGTATAGATGCAATTGAAAAGGCTTGTCAGCAACTTAAACAAGTGTTGTTTGCACCACAGGGAACTTAG
- a CDS encoding family 10 glycosylhydrolase yields MSNHFLNVARSTLFLRCLFAVAFTGSSLLPNFGSEPARAQVTQYCQLSSSAAKEKEDFRLSALKGNENAQTRYQNIVQEQAQELHECRTRTWPQIQAIWLRLYPCDIQPGTIDQIMDRIVNRGYNQVNLEVFYDGQVLLPAKANPTVWPSVIRTPGAENADLLATAIKKGRQRGLKVYAWMFTANFGYTYAQRPDREGAIARNGKGQTSLYVVDNGSQVFIDPYNLQAKRDYNQLVQEILRRRPDGLLLDYVRYPRQAGSDSIATKVSDLWLFTPATQEALFKRAQNYKGLDLIRRFLSKGFITAGDIAEVDKLYPQEGEPLWQGRILPPAEKSILPATDRQPLLQWELWQLAVAHAMQGILDFVNIASYPAKQQGIPTGVVFFPDGNQTVGQGYDSRLQPWDRFSSTLEWHPMAYGTCGDASCIVAQVQRVLSMAKPGTQIIPALAGQWGKSVNNRPSLEVQMQALHQYAPQLKGVSHFAYSWQYPESDNDRKFCRTR; encoded by the coding sequence ATGTCTAACCATTTTTTGAACGTTGCAAGATCAACATTATTTTTGCGGTGTCTATTCGCTGTTGCTTTCACTGGTAGTTCGCTACTCCCCAACTTTGGAAGCGAACCAGCAAGGGCGCAAGTAACCCAATATTGTCAATTATCATCATCGGCGGCGAAAGAAAAAGAAGACTTCCGTTTATCAGCCCTCAAAGGCAATGAAAACGCTCAAACGCGCTACCAAAATATAGTACAAGAACAAGCACAGGAATTACACGAGTGCCGCACTCGGACTTGGCCGCAAATCCAAGCCATTTGGTTGCGCTTGTATCCCTGTGACATTCAGCCAGGAACAATCGATCAGATTATGGATCGAATTGTTAACCGTGGCTATAACCAAGTTAATTTGGAAGTATTTTACGATGGGCAGGTTTTGTTGCCAGCAAAAGCTAATCCGACAGTTTGGCCTTCTGTAATTCGGACTCCAGGGGCAGAAAACGCTGACTTGCTCGCCACCGCCATCAAAAAAGGTCGGCAACGCGGTTTGAAGGTCTATGCCTGGATGTTTACTGCCAACTTCGGTTATACTTACGCCCAACGCCCAGATAGAGAAGGTGCGATCGCTCGCAATGGCAAAGGTCAAACAAGCTTATATGTTGTAGACAACGGCTCTCAAGTATTTATCGACCCCTACAATCTGCAAGCAAAACGTGACTACAACCAATTAGTCCAAGAAATTTTGCGTCGTCGCCCAGATGGTTTGCTATTAGACTACGTGCGTTATCCCCGCCAAGCAGGAAGTGATTCCATCGCCACCAAAGTTTCAGATTTATGGCTATTTACCCCTGCAACCCAAGAAGCTTTATTTAAACGGGCACAAAATTATAAAGGGCTGGACTTGATTCGCCGCTTTTTGAGCAAGGGATTCATCACCGCCGGGGACATAGCAGAAGTTGATAAACTTTATCCTCAAGAAGGCGAACCCCTCTGGCAAGGACGCATTCTTCCACCAGCTGAAAAATCAATCCTACCTGCAACCGACAGACAACCGCTTTTACAATGGGAGTTGTGGCAGCTTGCTGTTGCCCACGCCATGCAAGGAATTCTTGATTTTGTCAATATAGCCAGTTACCCAGCAAAGCAGCAAGGGATTCCCACCGGAGTGGTGTTTTTCCCTGATGGCAACCAAACTGTAGGACAAGGGTATGATTCCCGCTTGCAACCTTGGGATCGGTTTTCTAGTACATTAGAGTGGCATCCTATGGCTTATGGGACTTGCGGTGATGCCAGTTGTATTGTGGCACAAGTGCAACGAGTTTTGAGTATGGCAAAACCGGGTACACAGATCATCCCTGCTTTAGCCGGTCAGTGGGGAAAATCTGTTAACAATCGTCCATCCCTAGAAGTGCAAATGCAAGCACTTCACCAATATGCCCCTCAACTGAAGGGAGTTAGCCATTTTGCCTATTCTTGGCAATATCCTGAAAGTGATAACGATCGCAAATTCTGTCGCACTCGGTAA
- a CDS encoding peptidoglycan recognition family protein, protein MRFKDWATRVLLISLMFAALIMVLLIGRGTKLHNNQITTYHPSNPRVTAWSQYPQVQFQSAKEPEKKTQRVIKSPVKTNKPLARYVTTQAFAHYRPNYQVASVDPSNYGERYTQDVNGIIVNNQPIVVLHETGYSASSAINFFQVAHNDESVQASYHALVKLDGVVVYLVPPEKRAFGAANSVFETPEGVETVQTNPNLPASVNNFAYHVSLETPPDSYDASSQQTHSGYTEAQYKSLAWLIAQSQVPDYRITTHHLVDRSGKKVDPINFDGRKFLSLLNTFRQVRPIYRVSK, encoded by the coding sequence ATGAGGTTTAAAGACTGGGCGACTAGGGTGCTACTAATCTCGCTAATGTTCGCTGCTCTAATTATGGTGCTGCTAATTGGACGAGGAACAAAATTACATAATAATCAGATAACAACATACCATCCATCCAACCCACGAGTTACAGCTTGGAGTCAATATCCCCAGGTGCAATTTCAATCAGCAAAAGAGCCAGAGAAGAAAACTCAACGTGTTATCAAGTCGCCAGTCAAGACTAACAAGCCTCTAGCAAGGTACGTAACTACTCAAGCTTTTGCACACTATAGACCTAATTATCAAGTTGCTTCGGTTGACCCAAGTAACTATGGAGAACGGTACACCCAAGATGTTAACGGCATTATTGTCAACAATCAACCGATTGTCGTCCTCCATGAAACTGGTTATTCTGCTTCCAGCGCCATTAATTTCTTTCAAGTAGCCCATAACGATGAAAGCGTGCAAGCAAGTTACCACGCTTTAGTTAAGCTAGACGGGGTAGTGGTTTATCTAGTACCGCCAGAAAAGCGAGCTTTTGGTGCAGCTAACTCAGTATTTGAGACTCCAGAGGGAGTGGAAACTGTGCAGACTAATCCGAATTTACCTGCATCTGTGAATAATTTTGCTTATCACGTTTCTTTGGAAACACCGCCAGATAGCTATGATGCTAGTAGCCAACAAACTCATAGCGGCTACACAGAGGCTCAATATAAATCTCTTGCTTGGTTAATTGCTCAAAGTCAAGTCCCAGACTATCGCATTACTACCCATCATCTCGTAGATCGTTCTGGTAAAAAGGTTGACCCGATAAATTTTGATGGTCGTAAATTCCTGAGTTTACTTAATACTTTTCGTCAGGTTAGACCAATTTATAGAGTGAGTAAATAA
- a CDS encoding VIT domain-containing protein: MNTVSSKNQQLGGLYVQSPEGKQLGFPLKHTEVLAKIAGNLSRVEVIQSFENPFTQSLEAVYVFPLPDEAAVDDMKIKIGSQIIKGNIKKREEAQQIYEKAKQEGRTAGLLEQERDNIFTQSLANIKPGEQIDVTIRYTESLKFEGGNYEFVFPMVVGPRYIPGTTIDDSGDTDQVPDASRITPPVVPEGTRTRHNINVTVEINAGLAISEVRSPSHQLKIEHSGDIVRIQLAGEDTIPNKDLILRYQVSGQETQSTILTQADDRGGHFAIYLIPALEYSTDEIVPKDVVFLVDTSGSQSGDPLWKCQELMRRFINGLNPNDTFTIIDFSDRVRQLSPKPLPNTPENRALAIAYINNLQASGSTEMLSGIRTAINFPTPVGRLRSVVLLTDGYIGNENEILAEIQQHLQPANRLYSFGAGSSVNRFLLNRIAEIGRGISQIIRHDEPTEEVAEKFYRQINNPVLTNIQISWHGDTESPVIYPTIAPDLFSEQPLVLFGRKQDRVGGNLQISGIAAGGKQYEKTFHLKFEETGNLAVAQLWGRACIKDLMNQMVSFETKTGVESVTETALTYQLLSQYTAFVAVSDDVRVEPGSEYVSMQVPVEMPEAVSYKAVFGSLPAGISLSMPSAPTSAEAPDFLKKRRSPQSPVAKEVERSLSFNFQEMEEDKISDAHPNHQLEIISVTGLNDTEIAELTQHLQKLNLPSGFSGEIVFEFTVNNGRVGKVVLDEKASTLKDTVVVEKIKRSLLVWRVPPSTTGKIVLTLRIHI; encoded by the coding sequence ATGAATACAGTAAGCTCTAAAAACCAACAGTTAGGAGGTTTGTATGTTCAATCTCCTGAAGGAAAGCAACTAGGTTTTCCGCTCAAGCATACGGAAGTTCTAGCAAAAATTGCAGGTAACTTGTCACGAGTTGAGGTGATTCAAAGCTTTGAGAATCCCTTTACACAGTCTTTAGAAGCAGTGTATGTCTTTCCGTTACCAGATGAGGCAGCGGTAGATGATATGAAAATAAAAATAGGTAGCCAAATCATCAAAGGTAATATAAAAAAGCGTGAAGAAGCCCAACAAATCTACGAAAAGGCAAAACAAGAAGGACGCACTGCCGGACTTCTAGAACAAGAACGAGATAACATTTTTACCCAATCTCTAGCTAACATCAAACCTGGCGAACAAATTGATGTCACAATTCGTTACACCGAAAGCTTAAAATTTGAGGGGGGAAACTATGAATTTGTTTTCCCGATGGTGGTGGGGCCAAGATATATTCCCGGAACAACCATAGATGATAGCGGTGACACAGACCAAGTTCCTGATGCTTCCCGCATTACACCGCCTGTAGTCCCAGAAGGAACGCGAACCCGTCACAATATTAATGTCACGGTAGAAATTAATGCAGGTTTAGCAATTTCTGAAGTCCGTTCTCCTTCTCATCAATTAAAAATTGAACATTCAGGTGACATTGTGCGAATTCAATTAGCCGGAGAAGATACAATTCCTAACAAAGATTTAATTCTCCGCTATCAAGTTTCTGGTCAAGAAACTCAATCTACAATATTAACCCAAGCCGACGATCGCGGCGGACATTTTGCCATTTATCTAATTCCCGCTTTAGAATATTCTACTGATGAAATTGTCCCCAAAGATGTTGTATTTTTGGTGGATACTTCCGGTTCTCAATCTGGCGATCCGTTATGGAAGTGTCAGGAATTGATGCGACGATTTATCAATGGGTTGAATCCCAACGATACTTTCACAATTATCGATTTTTCCGATCGAGTCAGGCAGTTATCCCCAAAACCTCTGCCAAATACACCAGAAAATCGTGCCCTTGCGATCGCTTACATTAACAATTTACAAGCTTCTGGTAGTACAGAGATGCTCAGTGGCATTCGTACAGCCATAAATTTCCCCACACCAGTTGGAAGATTACGCAGTGTTGTCCTCTTAACCGATGGTTACATCGGTAACGAAAATGAAATTTTGGCAGAGATCCAACAGCACCTCCAACCCGCAAATCGACTTTATAGTTTCGGTGCTGGTAGTTCAGTTAACCGTTTTTTACTGAATCGCATCGCCGAAATTGGCCGGGGAATATCCCAAATTATTCGTCATGATGAACCCACGGAAGAAGTTGCCGAAAAGTTTTACAGGCAAATCAACAACCCCGTACTCACAAATATTCAAATCTCTTGGCATGGTGACACAGAATCGCCTGTCATTTACCCAACAATAGCGCCTGATTTATTTAGCGAACAACCATTAGTTTTGTTTGGTCGCAAACAAGATCGAGTCGGAGGTAATCTGCAAATCTCCGGTATTGCTGCGGGCGGTAAGCAGTATGAAAAAACGTTTCATCTCAAATTTGAGGAAACAGGAAATCTGGCTGTAGCGCAGTTATGGGGACGTGCTTGTATTAAAGATTTGATGAATCAAATGGTGAGTTTTGAAACCAAAACTGGTGTAGAATCGGTTACTGAAACAGCCTTAACTTATCAATTGCTTTCTCAATACACCGCTTTTGTTGCTGTCAGCGATGACGTGCGGGTTGAGCCAGGAAGTGAATATGTATCTATGCAAGTGCCGGTGGAAATGCCGGAAGCAGTTAGTTACAAAGCAGTGTTTGGTAGTCTTCCGGCTGGTATATCACTCTCAATGCCATCAGCGCCAACTTCAGCAGAAGCTCCAGATTTTCTCAAGAAAAGGCGATCGCCACAATCTCCAGTAGCGAAAGAAGTCGAGAGATCCTTGAGCTTTAATTTCCAGGAGATGGAAGAAGATAAAATATCAGACGCACACCCAAACCATCAGCTAGAGATTATCAGCGTCACTGGCTTAAATGATACAGAAATTGCTGAACTTACCCAACACCTGCAAAAACTAAACTTGCCTTCCGGCTTCAGTGGTGAAATCGTCTTTGAATTCACCGTCAACAACGGTCGGGTAGGAAAAGTAGTTTTGGATGAAAAAGCCTCAACCTTAAAAGATACGGTGGTAGTGGAGAAAATTAAGCGATCGCTCCTAGTTTGGAGAGTTCCTCCATCTACAACCGGCAAAATTGTCTTAACTTTGCGGATTCACATTTAA
- a CDS encoding esterase/lipase family protein, producing MNTENQQRNPVLLVHGIEDTGAVFHKMAGRLRLQGWSVHSLDLVPNNGDVGLDELAKQVADYIAATFGSEQHLDLVGFSMGGIVSRYYIQRLGGINRVQRFITISSPHYGTVVAYGSQRPGCVQMRPHSIFLKDLNSDAVMLRQLDFTSIWTPYDLMIVPANSSQMPVGRELIVPVALHSWMLTNSRSLAVVEAALAEPLKLPLLKKAFS from the coding sequence ATGAACACTGAAAATCAGCAGCGCAACCCCGTGTTATTAGTACACGGAATTGAAGATACAGGGGCAGTTTTCCATAAAATGGCGGGTCGCTTAAGATTACAGGGTTGGTCTGTACATTCTCTGGATCTAGTGCCTAATAATGGTGATGTGGGTCTAGACGAGTTGGCAAAGCAAGTAGCCGATTATATTGCAGCCACCTTTGGGTCAGAACAACACCTAGATTTAGTAGGCTTCAGCATGGGAGGAATTGTCAGTCGTTATTATATCCAGCGACTAGGAGGAATTAACCGCGTACAGAGGTTTATCACGATCTCTTCACCTCATTATGGAACTGTGGTTGCTTATGGTTCCCAACGTCCTGGTTGCGTACAAATGCGTCCACACAGCATTTTTCTCAAGGATTTAAATTCTGATGCTGTAATGTTGAGGCAACTAGATTTTACCTCTATCTGGACACCTTATGATTTGATGATTGTCCCAGCAAATAGTTCACAAATGCCCGTAGGACGCGAATTAATAGTACCAGTAGCCCTACACTCTTGGATGCTGACAAACTCCAGGAGTTTAGCAGTAGTAGAAGCAGCTTTAGCAGAGCCTTTAAAGCTACCATTGCTGAAAAAAGCATTCAGTTAG
- a CDS encoding VOC family protein — protein MSQTLFHLAFPVTDIAQTKAYYVNGLGCIPGRENHHALILNLYGHQLVAHVTKEPLTPQHSIYPRHFGLIFTQERDWQDLLERAQQQQLLFREETKNRFVGSPLEHRTFFLEDPFYNVMEFKYYRHPEAIFGSYEHTQIGDRT, from the coding sequence ATGAGCCAAACTTTATTCCATTTAGCTTTCCCTGTCACCGACATTGCCCAAACAAAAGCATATTACGTGAATGGGTTGGGCTGCATTCCTGGTCGTGAAAACCATCATGCTCTAATTCTCAATCTCTACGGTCATCAGTTAGTAGCTCATGTCACCAAAGAACCCTTAACACCTCAACACAGCATCTATCCCAGACATTTTGGGCTAATTTTTACCCAAGAACGTGACTGGCAAGACTTACTAGAAAGGGCACAACAACAACAGCTACTTTTTCGCGAAGAAACCAAAAATCGCTTTGTTGGTTCTCCTCTTGAACATCGCACTTTCTTTCTAGAAGATCCCTTTTATAACGTTATGGAATTCAAATATTATCGTCACCCAGAAGCGATTTTTGGGAGTTATGAACATACACAAATTGGAGATAGAACTTAA
- a CDS encoding TIGR00297 family protein produces the protein MSSLINSVNPWLVGVVLNTILLGLTWIAPKKLLTPAGSFHAWFLAILIWVTLGWPGYVVVMFYFLVGSGVTRIGMAQKEAEGIAEKRSGARGPENVWGSALTGALCALGVGIVNSGLVVLSPQFIVPNLQSLLLLGYVASFSTKLADTTASEVGKAYGKSTYLITTLQPVPRGTEGAVSLEGTLAGIVASVAIAFVGWGVGLIDLLGVAWCVLAAFIATNLESVIGATLQSKYTWLTNEVVNIFNTLIGAIAAVLLAWTWVNIM, from the coding sequence ATGTCATCCTTAATTAATTCTGTAAATCCCTGGTTAGTAGGAGTAGTATTAAACACAATTCTATTGGGTTTAACTTGGATTGCTCCAAAAAAGCTACTTACCCCTGCTGGCTCATTCCATGCCTGGTTTCTGGCCATTCTAATTTGGGTAACTCTAGGCTGGCCAGGATATGTAGTAGTAATGTTCTATTTTCTGGTTGGTTCTGGTGTTACCCGCATTGGGATGGCGCAGAAAGAGGCTGAAGGAATTGCCGAAAAGCGTTCTGGAGCAAGGGGGCCAGAAAATGTTTGGGGTTCGGCTTTAACTGGGGCGCTGTGTGCCTTGGGAGTAGGGATCGTAAATTCGGGATTGGTTGTACTGAGTCCCCAATTTATAGTACCCAACCTCCAGTCACTATTATTGTTAGGCTATGTAGCGAGTTTCAGTACCAAACTGGCTGACACTACTGCTAGTGAAGTCGGTAAAGCGTATGGTAAAAGTACTTATCTAATTACCACACTCCAACCAGTCCCTCGCGGTACAGAAGGAGCGGTAAGTTTAGAGGGAACTTTAGCTGGGATTGTGGCTTCTGTTGCGATCGCATTTGTTGGCTGGGGAGTTGGTTTAATTGATCTATTAGGAGTCGCTTGGTGTGTACTGGCAGCATTTATTGCCACTAACTTAGAAAGTGTGATTGGGGCAACACTGCAATCTAAGTATACGTGGCTAACCAATGAAGTGGTAAATATTTTTAATACATTAATCGGTGCGATCGCGGCTGTGCTACTTGCCTGGACATGGGTAAATATCATGTAG
- a CDS encoding peptidylprolyl isomerase, whose product MESLSFLTIDDKIISIEEAVKYLQASGKLGQFIGDILRQYVLEEEIRTRDDIEIGTAITEQAIIDFRLKNQLTDPQNFQEWLKTNNTDYATFHTSVTFGYKLEKLKAVVTQGKLQEYFIERKIFLDRVVLSRIVVDNRELADEIQTQIEEGGSFEQLAKEYSLSDDRIVNGMMGIVSRGSMPDILRAAIDVASPGQLIGPIEIVGKDSPQGEGPYGLFRVEQFLPASLEDTQLNIALQNELFEKWLAEKIQKLTVKLQVS is encoded by the coding sequence ATGGAATCTTTATCATTTTTGACAATTGATGACAAAATAATTTCTATTGAGGAAGCAGTAAAATACCTTCAAGCCTCTGGAAAATTGGGACAGTTCATTGGGGATATTCTCCGCCAGTACGTACTTGAGGAAGAAATCAGAACACGAGACGATATTGAGATTGGTACAGCAATAACTGAACAAGCAATTATCGACTTTCGGCTCAAAAATCAACTAACTGACCCCCAGAATTTTCAAGAATGGTTAAAGACCAACAATACAGATTACGCTACATTTCATACATCGGTTACTTTCGGTTACAAGTTAGAAAAGCTGAAAGCTGTAGTGACACAAGGAAAACTCCAAGAATATTTTATTGAACGTAAAATCTTTTTGGATCGGGTAGTACTTTCTCGGATCGTTGTTGATAATCGAGAATTGGCAGACGAAATACAAACCCAAATTGAAGAAGGAGGTAGTTTTGAACAACTAGCTAAAGAGTATTCCCTTTCAGATGACCGCATTGTGAACGGCATGATGGGAATCGTCAGCCGAGGCAGTATGCCAGATATATTACGCGCAGCTATTGATGTGGCGAGTCCTGGACAATTGATAGGCCCAATAGAAATCGTTGGCAAAGACTCTCCCCAAGGAGAAGGCCCTTATGGTTTGTTTCGAGTAGAACAATTTCTGCCAGCGTCTTTAGAAGATACTCAACTAAATATTGCACTACAAAATGAGTTATTTGAGAAATGGCTAGCAGAGAAAATTCAAAAACTGACAGTCAAGTTACAAGTGAGTTAA